In a single window of the Allobranchiibius huperziae genome:
- a CDS encoding peptidoglycan D,D-transpeptidase FtsI family protein — protein MLMVAMLFIFSLFTAQIIRVQGVDAAAVSTKARDSRLHHENVPALRGQIVDDKGAALATSVQRYNVTADATQTSQYKSFVNGRTTVLGNSGVAAGLASVLGGSANQYYATLQAATQRKSRFVYLVKNVTPEQWQRVLALKLGGIYPESTQTRQYPQGASASSIVGWVDAGSSAGAGGVELMKQGILNGRPGVRTYEEAPDGTVIATGSNSDTPAVNGSNVKLTLDSDIQYYASNALAAGVKKTRAEAGDLVVMDRQGNVLAAASYPSFDPTNPGAASPGNLQPRGFAETYEPGSTSKIITMAAALSAGVATPTSQVIVPSQLRRGGALFHDSEPHGTESLTVAGVLAESSNMGTMLTGSKVSSDYLYGFMRKFGLGAPTGVGFPGETGGIVAPPSQWSGSQRYTVMFGQGLSTTLMQQASVYQTVANDGVRLPVNLIAGVQNASGGWTKPADSRKPVRVISTGVASQLRTMLSGVVGQDGTAQKAKVAGYNVAGKTGTAELYDAKLGRYNGYTASFIGMAPAENPQYIVAVALQNPKTTIYGGEAAAPIFSQVAGYVLRTRGVAPSRKPVSLYPIQYAAVSTEQRPK, from the coding sequence ATGCTGATGGTCGCCATGCTGTTCATCTTCAGCCTGTTCACCGCGCAGATCATCCGTGTGCAGGGCGTCGACGCCGCCGCCGTGTCGACGAAGGCCCGTGACAGCCGGTTGCACCACGAGAACGTGCCCGCCCTGCGCGGTCAGATCGTCGACGACAAGGGTGCCGCGCTGGCGACCAGTGTGCAGCGCTACAACGTGACCGCGGACGCGACTCAGACCTCGCAGTACAAGAGCTTCGTGAACGGCCGCACCACGGTGCTGGGCAACTCCGGGGTGGCAGCCGGGCTCGCATCGGTGCTCGGCGGCAGCGCCAATCAGTACTACGCGACGCTGCAGGCCGCGACCCAGCGCAAGTCCAGGTTCGTCTATCTGGTGAAGAACGTCACGCCCGAGCAGTGGCAGCGGGTCCTGGCCCTCAAGCTCGGCGGGATCTACCCCGAGTCCACCCAGACCCGGCAGTACCCGCAGGGCGCGAGCGCATCGTCGATCGTCGGCTGGGTGGACGCCGGCAGCAGCGCGGGGGCCGGCGGGGTCGAGCTGATGAAACAGGGGATCCTCAACGGCCGGCCCGGTGTCCGCACCTACGAGGAGGCGCCCGACGGCACGGTCATCGCCACCGGTAGCAACTCCGACACCCCCGCGGTCAACGGCTCGAACGTGAAGCTCACGCTCGACTCCGACATCCAGTACTACGCGAGCAACGCGCTCGCTGCCGGTGTCAAGAAGACACGCGCCGAGGCCGGGGACCTCGTCGTGATGGACCGGCAGGGCAACGTGCTGGCCGCGGCGTCGTACCCGAGCTTCGATCCCACCAACCCGGGCGCGGCATCCCCGGGCAACCTGCAGCCCCGCGGGTTCGCCGAGACCTACGAGCCGGGCTCGACCAGCAAGATCATCACCATGGCCGCCGCACTGTCCGCCGGCGTCGCGACTCCCACCTCCCAGGTGATCGTGCCGTCGCAGCTGCGCCGCGGGGGAGCCCTCTTCCACGACTCCGAGCCGCACGGCACCGAGAGCCTCACGGTCGCCGGCGTCCTCGCCGAGTCCTCCAACATGGGCACGATGCTGACCGGGTCGAAGGTGTCCTCCGACTACCTCTACGGCTTCATGCGCAAGTTCGGCCTGGGCGCGCCCACCGGCGTGGGCTTCCCGGGAGAGACCGGCGGCATCGTGGCGCCACCGTCGCAGTGGAGCGGTTCGCAGAGGTACACCGTGATGTTCGGGCAGGGCCTGTCCACCACGTTGATGCAGCAGGCGTCGGTCTACCAGACCGTCGCGAACGACGGGGTGCGTCTGCCGGTCAACCTGATCGCGGGGGTGCAGAACGCGTCCGGCGGGTGGACCAAGCCCGCGGACTCGCGCAAGCCGGTGCGGGTCATCTCGACCGGCGTCGCGAGCCAGCTGCGCACGATGCTGAGCGGTGTGGTCGGTCAGGACGGTACGGCGCAGAAGGCCAAGGTCGCGGGCTACAACGTCGCCGGCAAGACCGGCACCGCGGAGCTGTACGACGCCAAGCTCGGCCGCTACAACGGCTACACCGCCTCCTTCATCGGGATGGCTCCGGCGGAGAACCCGCAGTACATCGTCGCGGTCGCGCTGCAGAACCCGAAGACCACCATCTACGGCGGTGAGGCGGCCGCGCCGATCTTCTCCCAGGTGGCCGGCTACGTGCTGCGCACGCGCGGCGTCGCGCCGAGCCGCAAGCCGGTCTCGCTCTACCCGATCCAGTACGCCGCCGTCAGCACCGAGCAACGTCCGAAATGA
- the rsmH gene encoding 16S rRNA (cytosine(1402)-N(4))-methyltransferase RsmH, whose product MSHTDSNAAERHTPVMRERILELLAPSLETPGAVFVDATLGMGGHTEAVLERFSGVTAYGVDRDTEALALAGERLQRFGDRFRPVHAVYDDAFTELVRLGVRESQAVLFDLGVSSLQLDETQRGFSYSQDAPLDMRMDQGEGPTAADVLNTYDAAALERILREYGEERFARRIARAVVREREKAPFDRSARLVDLLRDAIPAAQQRTGGHPGKRTFQALRIEVNRELDSWAGALPQAIEHLAVGGRIAILAYHSLEDRIAKQVLAEGTTSSAPVDLPVELPEHEPYLRRLTRGAERPSEQETSENPRAASARLRAAERRRSTKGTSR is encoded by the coding sequence ATGAGCCACACCGACAGCAACGCCGCCGAGCGGCACACCCCCGTGATGCGCGAACGCATCCTGGAGCTGCTCGCACCGTCCCTGGAGACCCCTGGCGCGGTCTTCGTGGACGCGACCCTCGGAATGGGGGGACACACCGAGGCCGTCCTCGAACGTTTTTCCGGTGTCACGGCATACGGTGTGGACCGTGACACCGAGGCCCTGGCCCTCGCGGGGGAGCGGCTGCAGCGCTTCGGCGACCGATTCCGCCCTGTACACGCCGTCTACGACGACGCTTTCACCGAGCTGGTCCGTCTCGGCGTGCGCGAGTCGCAGGCAGTGCTCTTCGATCTCGGCGTCTCCTCCCTGCAGTTGGACGAGACGCAGCGGGGTTTCTCCTACAGCCAGGACGCGCCGCTCGACATGCGGATGGACCAGGGCGAAGGCCCCACTGCCGCCGATGTCCTCAACACCTACGACGCCGCGGCGCTCGAGCGCATCCTGCGCGAGTACGGCGAGGAGCGCTTCGCCCGCCGCATCGCCCGCGCCGTCGTCCGCGAACGCGAGAAGGCGCCCTTCGACCGGTCCGCGCGGCTGGTCGACCTGCTGCGTGACGCGATCCCCGCAGCGCAGCAGCGCACCGGCGGCCACCCGGGCAAGCGCACCTTCCAGGCGCTGCGCATCGAGGTCAACCGCGAGCTGGACTCCTGGGCCGGCGCCCTGCCCCAGGCCATCGAGCACCTGGCCGTCGGCGGCCGGATCGCCATCCTGGCCTATCACTCCCTCGAGGACCGGATCGCCAAACAGGTCCTTGCCGAGGGCACCACGAGCTCGGCGCCGGTGGACCTGCCGGTCGAGCTGCCCGAGCACGAGCCCTACCTGCGTCGCCTCACCCGGGGAGCCGAACGGCCCTCCGAACAGGAGACCTCCGAGAACCCGCGCGCGGCCTCCGCCCGGTTGCGCGCAGCAGAACGTCGTCGATCCACGAAGGGGACCTCCCGATGA